A region of the Cricetulus griseus strain 17A/GY chromosome 7, alternate assembly CriGri-PICRH-1.0, whole genome shotgun sequence genome:
AAAATTCCCCAGGAGTCTCTTGCTGGGAAAAGCCAAAGACTGAAGCTTGGTGCAGCTTGCCTCCCAGAAAGAGAGGTCGCAGTGCAGTTTCACAACTTGGGGGACCACCTTTCAGGAAAGACTGGACCCCAGTGACCAGAGCCACTTCgctgtgtgtgtctctttttaAACCCAAGCTTCTGAAGATCAACTCAGCAAGAGGGCATGTCGCTGaacctctttgttcctcttctcgTTGTGGCCAAGACACATTATACAAATCTCTTTTCTCTGATTTTCACTATTACTTGTCTTTTTAATTGGCATATTGAGGATGAGTGGCCAAGCTTATTGATGTTGCCAGGATCCAGGCTTGTACCCCGAAACTCAGATAACCAATCTGGTTCAGACACAATCTAAAGACAGtctggggcgggggaggggggcagacCCAGGGAgctagagagggagagagggaagagagcccttcctcctctctggagGGGATCTCTgccctcctcctcacccctccccagaATCCTTAAATCCTCTAGGCTGGAGCCCTGGTTTTATAGCAGTCGCAGACTCGTCCTACTGGCCAGAGGTTGCCTCAGGTGAGCACCACTGGGGAGGAAGCCCTGGGGTGGGTCCAGAGGAAGAGGTGCCCGGAACTGTGGGGAGAGGGGACAGGGCGGGAGCGGTCATGAAGACCCTCGGGAAGGACTCGAGCGACAATTTCAGGGAGGCTGAGAGCAGCGCTGTGGAGGTCTAGGAGAACCAGCAGAGTTACCTGACCTCGAGTCAATGAGTCACCAACTTTTCCTTCGCGCCCGGTGTCTGGCCAGATTCCCGAGGTAGCAGCTGAGCACAGGGTGGCAACTGAGCCGGCCGGCGCTCAGGACGTCCCGGTATCTTCCGTTACCGCATCCTGCGAGCAGATGGCGCGGCTCCTGGTGCTGCTGCTGTCACTGGCCTTGTGGCTGTCGCAGGCAGACGTGGCGCGCTGTGCGGGCTCCGTGCGCCTGGCGGGTGGCCTGACGCTGGGAGGTCTGTTCCCGGTGCACGCGCGGGGAGCTGCAGGGCGCGCGTGCGGAGCGCTGAAGAAGGAGCAGGGCGTGCACCGGCTGGAGGCAATGCTCTACGCGCTGGATCGTGTCAACGCCGACCCGGAGCTGCTGCCCGGCGTGCGTCTGGGCGCGCGGCTGCTCGACACTTGCTCCCGGGACACCTACGCGTTGGAGCAAGCGCTGAGCTTCGTGCAGGCGCTCATCCGAGGCCGCGGCGACGGCGACGAGGCCAGCGTGCTCTGCCCCGGGGGGGTCCCCCCGCTGCGCGCCGCACCCCCAGAGCGCGTAGTGGCTGTGGTGGGCGCCTCGGCTAGCTCCGTGTCCATCATGGTCGCCAATGTCCTGCGCCTGTTTGCGGTGAGAGCCCGCTTCTGCCACCGGTACTCACAGGTGGCTGATGCCTTAATTCCCTTCTGAAAGAGTCTGTTTAGAGAGCCCCAGCTCATCCAGATTAAAAAGCTGCGGTCCActggggaggcaaaagcaggtggatctctgtgagttcgaggccagcctggtctccagagcgagtgccaggataggctccaaaggtacacagagaaaccctatcttgaaaaaccaaaaaaaccaaccaaacaacaacaacaaaaacctgcgGTCCACTGGGGTAGATCAACTTTCCAGGTTGCCTTGTCTGTCAGCTTTGCCACCTAGCTGGCCTAAGCTAGCATCTTTCAGTGTCCCTTCCCCTAGCAGTCTGTGACCCTAACCAGACTAAGAGCAGATTGGACCTCAGTCCCCACTTGCCCACTCATTCAGGCTCTGCTGACACCCTGCACAACCTCGCAAGGTGCTCCTGCCCTGAGCACACCCCAAGAGTTCATAGGAACTAGGCCCTTCCTCAGAACTCTTGCAAGCGGCCCTGAGCTACCCTAGTGGGTAAAGAGAGAAGTAAAGTGCCAttgctcttccctccctccctccctccctccctccctccctccctccctctttctctttctttctttctttctttctttctttctttctttctttctttctttctttctttctttctttcttctcttgatcACCATTTAAATTCCGTTTCAaaatgcctgcctttaatcccttcTGCTGCAGGGGTATTAAAAACTGATTTCCCTACCCTTGCGCTACTGCTAGGGTCAGCATCTTCTTCGTCGTTAGGGGGCACTGTGTTCTTTGCAGTCTGAGGTGCAGCGATTGGGGGCTATAGGACCCAGGAAGGGGGGGAGGGGCGGCTCCGGCATTAGACTTTGGGGTTTTCTATAATAGTCATCCTGGCAGTTGTGGATAGGGTTTACTGCACCCGAAGAGGGCTTCAGTTCTACTGCAGTGAGTAGGCCTTTCTTGGTTCTCTTTTCtctggtttttgctttgtttatctTCTGCTCCCTGACCCTcgcccctccttcttctcttcctcccaccttccttctttccttctctcttgccCACTCCCCTTTCCTGTACTGCTACCACACCCCCTGCAAACAGCCCTAGAATAGCCCCAGTCGCCTCTCCCAAGTCTCCCTGACAGACCTTGGTCTGTCTGCTGGTCCCTCCTTATCTCCCTCAGGGTTTTATCTGCTTCCCTCCCAAGCCTCTCAGcctccttttcttattttctcagttCTGTGCCCCATCTTTTTTTGCACCCGCGTCCACTTTCCTGTAACATGGTTCAGCCCATAATCCCTGCTACTAATCTCTCTAATGATATAGATCAAACCTAGTTTCAAACAAGCCTTTCCACTAGACTGTCCAGCCCCACATTCCCCGCCTCTTCAGCTCTGGTTAGCTCTGATCCTAGCAGGGGGCTTCCACTGAAAAAGACTGCCCCTCCCTCTGGGAAACAGGGCAACAGAACACCCTTTCTAGACCAGGACACACTTTCCCTAAACTCCAGTATCCTTGTTTGGCTTATAGCCTATGCAATTGGCAACCCTGCTCTAAGCCCTGCTAACCTTTCAGTCATCAGATCCATCCATAGACGGCCCACTAGCCCCATATttctagcatgtgtgtgtgtggcccctccagctggcctccaactacctccctctgcctcatcTAAGCCCCAGATCTCTACTGTCCCCCAGAGCTATTTCCAACTTGTCTGTGGCCTATCTATATCCTGAGTCCCCATTGACACCTGGTCTAAGGAGCCTTCAGCCACAGCCCAATTGTCTGTTCTTCCTGCTTCAGATACCCCAGATCAGCTATGCCTCTACAGCCCCAGAGCTCAGTGACTCCACACGCTATGACTTCTTCTCTCGAGTGGTGCCCCCTGACTCCTACCAGGCTCAGGCTATGGTAGACATTGTGCGGGCACTGGGATGGAACTATGTGTCTACACTGGCCTCTGAAGGCAACTATGGCGAGAGTGGGGTTGAGGCCTTTGTGCAGATCTCCCGGGAAGCTGGTGAGTAGAGAGTTGGGATGGAAGTCCCAGGCAACACTCAGTTAATGAAGGGAGAGCCAGGAACCACTAGATGGAACACAGACTGGGGtgaggtgagggtggggtggTCTTTGTGGCAAGCCAGAATGGTACTCTAGATGGGTGAGGTCcctttaaggcagtggttctcaacctttctaatgtttcgaacctttaatatagttccttatgttgtggtgatccccaaccataaaaatattttaatttttacttcataactgtatttttgctagTTATGAGTTATAATGtagatatctgtgttttctgatggccttaggtGAACCCGTGAAAGGGAAgttcaacccccaccccccaaggatTGAGACcccccacatgttgagaaccactgctttaagggACTCAGGTCATGCTTAGGTAGGGTCCAGGCAAGATCTCCACCCTCCAAACTCCTTATTTAGGTCCTCCACAGTCACAGAAGTGGCAGCCAGTTGGGTATGGCGTGAGGGTAGGTGAAACAAGAGTTCTCTTTGGTATCCCCGACATCCAGGAGGTGTCTGTATTGCCCAATCAATAAAGATTCCAAGGGAGCCAAAGCCAGGAGAATTCCACAAAGTGATCCGGAGACTCATGGAAACACCTAACGCTCGGGGCATCATCATTTTTGCCAACGAGGACGACATCAGGTGGGGCTGGTGGCACACTGAGTCACCACACCCTTTGAGATCTTCTCCTTCTCACTCTCAGCCATGAGcaactcccttcctctctccaggcTCTTCCTGTTGCCACCTGGAGTCTTGGGTTCAGGGTATGCATCCGTCCTGAGTGGCTGAAGATGCCACAGGGAAACGTGGCTATTTTTATTGTTCACTGTGGGAGAGGGAACGGGTGGGCAGACCCAAGAGCAGAAAATGTACCATGAAGGGCACACTCCCAGTAAACCCCGAAACCTACATTGTACAAAAGCCAGCTAAGGCTCTTTTCCAGCCCAGGAAGTTGGACATGACGCTGGTAGAGGCATTTGTGGATGGAGTGGCTTCTGCGTTTCCCCAAAGGAGCTCTCTGCACTAACCCATTGTtcttactataacaaaatatccaagTCTGGGTAATTTATTAAGGAAAGACATATTTTTAACATACCATTTTAGAGGCAGCATGACACAAGCTCTGCTGAGGGTTCAGCTTGCATTGTGTTTTGACAAACGTCATcatgggaggagggagcaggagagagTGCGTGGTGAAACAGAacaccagagagaagagaggcccGGCTCACGCTTTTATAGCTACTCCTTTTCACATAATGACCTCACCCCTCCAGGGGACAGGAACAAAGTCTCAGTGGCTCAATAACCTTTCACTagccctccattttttttttttttttttgagacagagtctcactatgtatccctgaacttgctatgtacaccAGCTGGCCTTgtgagtgctgctgggattacaggtattcaGTCAGGGTTGGCTTACAGGCCCGGCTTCTTAAGGTCCACATCACTGCCCAGCATTTACACTGAGGTCCAAGCTTCCACCAAATAGAATCACTCAAACAAAATCTAAACCATAGCATCATCTAAAGGCCATTGTAGAGTGGGTTAGAGTGGACAGAggaccaggaagatggctcagccagccAAGTGCCTTCTACACATGCATGAAGACCCGAGCTCAATCCCCAGTGACATgctgcttgtaatcccaggctggggaggtagaggtaggaggatccttGAGGCTCCttagccagccagcctacccaaatcagcaagttctaggccactaaggagatcttgtctcagatagatagatagatagatagatagatagatagatagataaatgtgggacctgagaaatgacacctaaAGTTGACCTGTGGCCAccgcacacatgtacataccatACAATCCAAcagccccacccccccccacacacagggaAGAGCCCTGATAAACAGGGACATGATGATCGATATGGAGTAGGGAGGAATACAGGATGGGAGGTGGCCGTGACCAAATTGGAGGAAGATCCTAGGTTGTAACTCACCTCTAGCTCTGTTCCTAGCAGGAGGGTCTTGGAGGCAACACGCCAGGCCAACCTGACTGGCCACTTCCTTTGGGTTGGATCAGACAGCTGGGGATCCAAGATCTCCCCCATCTTGAACCTAGAGGAGGTTGCTGTGGGGGCCATCACTATCTTGCCCAAAAGGGCTTCCATTGATGGTAAGTCCCCCACCCCACTCATCCTCCTATAGGTTTCCTCTTTGGGATGCTCGTCTCCATGTTTGTATAACTCTCTCTTCTAGGAGTCCCAGATGCTGTGGTTATATCACAGCAACCAGTGTTTGAATGAGGCATATGAGGGAAAGGGAACTCAGCACAGTGTGTAGGGCAAAGCACCCTAGTGTTTCGCTGTTGTTTTAAAATTCCATACATGTAGTTTGGGTTTtcccaaaggaaatttaaatggGAAGGTTGGAGGGAGAGAAACCAAGGATGTGGAATATATTTTCCTGATGATCAAAGCAATGAGGCAAGGCCTAGCTTGTCTGTCTCCCCATCAGCTCCCTTCCCACCTGTGAGGGTTCACTTTGTGAGGAGCTTGCCCATTTCTCTGAATACTGAACTGAAAACAGCCTTGATGACACCCTTCAGGGCCCCCAGTAGAGGAGCTCCGTCTCCCACAGGCTTCATCGTTTACACCCTTTCTTTTAGCTAGAAGGCTAAAGAAATGGTAAGTGGAGAAAGTGGGCTGGGCAGAGTTTTAGCATCAAGGCGTTTCATCAGAAGAGGTCTGGAAGTGGGTGGTGTCGGGTGTGCAGCAGTGAGCCAACACTGTTTTCAAAGCTTGGAATCtgcttgcctttcttttctcaagatttgtttcttttgtgccTATGGCCTCATCTTGGTCACAAGATAGTGAAGTTCTGTTCATTAAGTACCCATAGCAACACCGTAACGGGGACAAAAAGGGCAATGATAAATTCTTTAGGAATGCAAATTAGACCTTGGAGCTCCCATGTATCTtcaccttttttttcttccacttttatgtgtgtgtgtgggggggggtacatgatgcacatgtatgtgtgtgcatgtgaaggcctgaggttgatgtcaggaatcatcCTCAATTATTTTCCCACCTTATtcatgaggcagggtctctcagtccaACCCAGAGATCACCAATATGGCTAGTCCCACAGGtcagcttgctctggagacccgCCCCCCCTACTCCTATGATCTGTCTCTACCTTTAGAATCCAGAACTTGGTCACAGGGCCACTCCTGGAAAGAAAGTAGGCCAGTGACAAAGGGACAAGAGAGAAGTGCAACTGGCTCAGAAGGTCACCTTCCTCCTACCTCTTAGGATTTGACCAATACTTCATGACTCGTTCCCTGGAGAACAACCGCAGAAACATCTGGTTTGCCGAGTTCTGGGAAGAGAATTTTAACTGCAAACTAACCAGCTCTGGTGGCCAGTCAGATGATTCCACTCGAaaatgcacaggtgagcactacCCTGGATGGGGAGTATGATGGGAGAGGGTGGGAGCTCTAGAGGCCAGGCACACTTCCTGTGGACCTCCTAGGACAGGTGAGGAACGCATCGGCCAAGACTCCACCTATGAGCAGGAGGGGAAGGTGCAGTTCGTGATAGATGCTGTGTACGCCATCGCCCATGCACTTCACAGCATGCACCAAGCACTCTGCCCAGGCCACACAGGTCTGTGTCCAGCCATGGAGCCCACTGATGGCCGTACACTGCTGAACTACATTCGAGCAGTCCGCTTTAACGGTGAGTGGGTACCTGGTCCCACAGTGTGGGGAAGCCAGCTTCCATGGGTTGAGGTGCAGCAGCTGGGACAACTCAGAGTGGAAAAAGAGGCAGAATGGAAGAGAAGATACCAGGACTGAGTGTAGGCCTCTGCTTTTTTAACCCTCCGGGGGCTTCACCTTCAAATCCAATTTGCAAAATTCGATGTTGGGAAAACTGCTGTTTGACCCATCTACCAACCCCCACAGGTCACATAGAACTCCCTGTCCATGGCACACAGTTTAGAAGACCCAGGCTCTATGGTGGGCCTGGGCCCAGTACAGACCCCAGGATGAACCCTGTTATGGATACACAGCCCACTCTGGGTCACAAGCTTCCAAATGTAGCCCCAGCCAGACTCCGAGCTGCTGGGGCACAAGGCATGGGTCTGACACGTCCCCTGCACCTTCAGAACCTGCATAGAGCCCAGGCTCTAAGGATTGTTATCTGAACAGACCCAAAGGGATTCCCCATGTGCTTGTGACTTGCAGGAATTGTGTTTATATCCAAATATTATTCTGCATAAAATTGTACCCTCTCCACCAGGTGTTTGGGATGCCTGCTGTTTCGGTTTTGTGAGAgttgtgtatattgtgtgtttaCACTTGGGTGTTTGTCTGTGGAGGAacatcaggtgtcctgctctagcACTCCCCCACTTTATTCCTCTGGCAGGGTCCATCACTAAAACTGGAGCTAGGCTGGGGACCAGCAAgacccagcaatcctcctgcctctgtccctgagCACTGGGAGTGGGTGCTAAGATCGGAACTCAGGTGCTGATGCTTGAGCAGCCAagggctcttacccactgagccatctccagctctGAGGGACATGTTTTGTCCCATGTCCTCCTCATGGCTGTGAAGCAGCATCTCCTGGTCTTAAGCTACATTCACTGCTAATGAGTGATGCTGAGCATCCTGCCAAGAGCCTGTCAAGCTCTTTCTGTATCCTGGCTGGTCCTTGAGGCTTTCCAGAAAGATGACTTTGGGGGCTGGAAAAGCAACTGGAGATGACTGGCCTCTCCCTGCAGGCAGCGCAGGAACCCCAGTGATGTTCAATGAGAATGGAGATGCCCCGGGGCGCTATGACATCTTCCAGTACCAGGCAACCAATGGCAGTGCCAGCAGTGGCGGGTACCAGGCTGTGGGCCAGTGGGCAGAGGCCCTTAGACTGGATGTAAGTGACAGGGACTAAGCTCCGGGTGGAGGTGAAGAGCTCTTAAATCCTGGCAAAGGTCAGCAGCCCGTGTTCTATCTGTTCCAGATGGAAGCCCTGCAGTGGTCAGGCGATCCCCATGAGATGCCCCCTTCTCAATGCAGCCTCCCCTGTGGGCCTGGTGAACGGAAAAAGATGGTGAAGGGTGTCCCCTGCTGTTGGCACTGTGAAGCCTGTGATGGGTACCGCTTCCAGGTGGATGAGTTCACATGTGAGGCCTGTCCAGGGGACATGAGGCCCACACCCAACCACACTGGCTGCCGCCCCACACCTGTGGTGCGCCTGACCTGGTCCTCTCCATGGGCCGCGCTGCCCCTTCTCCTGGCTGTACTGGGCATCATGGCCACCACCACCATTATAGCTACTTTCATACGTCACAATGACACTCCCATAGTCCGCGCCTCTGGCCGGGAGCTTAGCTATGTGCTGCTCACTGGCATCTTCCTAATCTACGCCATCACCTTCCTCATGGTAGCTGAGCCTTGTGCAGCTATCTGCGCTGCCCGAAGACTCTTGCTTGGCTTGGGCACCACCCTCAGCTATTCAGCCCTGCTCACCAAGACCAATCGCATCTACCGCATCTTTGAGCAAGGGAAACGCTCGGTCACACCACCACCCTTCATCAGCCCCACGTCGCAGCTAGTCATCACCTTCTGCCTCACCTCCCTACAGGTGGGTCCCCAGAGTCCTCAGTGACATGGTGAGTGCGTGGCGGGCACATAAGTTCCTCCTCCTTAGAACTCAGGGAATAAGAGTGCAGTTCAATCAGTAGAGGGCTTTCTTAGCATGcaaaagccctggatttgattccccaGCAGAGCATAAAcccagcatggtgacacacacatgttatcctagtattcaggaggtgaagtaggaggatcaggagttcaaaaccatcctCATGTACTTAGCAATTTccaggccaggtgtggtagcacacatctttaaatgaagcacttgggagacaagagCTCTCTATGCTATACCGTGCAGAGCCTGGTCTGCATTGTGAGAAcctgcaaaagcaaacaaaaacaaaaacaaaaaaccttcagaGATGTGGGCCGTATACAATCAACTTTTTCCGTTTGGGTTCCTGAGCTTAAAAATCAGAAGGACAAGCCAAGTGTGGTagcgtacacctttaattccagcacttgggaggcaggagcaggaggatctctgtgagctcgaggccagcctggatgacatagtgagactctgtcaaaaCAACCAGCAGAACACA
Encoded here:
- the LOC100768692 gene encoding metabotropic glutamate receptor 6 isoform X2, which produces MARLLVLLLSLALWLSQADVARCAGSVRLAGGLTLGGLFPVHARGAAGRACGALKKEQGVHRLEAMLYALDRVNADPELLPGVRLGARLLDTCSRDTYALEQALSFVQALIRGRGDGDEASVLCPGGVPPLRAAPPERVVAVVGASASSVSIMVANVLRLFAIPQISYASTAPELSDSTRYDFFSRVVPPDSYQAQAMVDIVRALGWNYVSTLASEGNYGESGVEAFVQISREAGGVCIAQSIKIPREPKPGEFHKVIRRLMETPNARGIIIFANEDDIRRVLEATRQANLTGHFLWVGSDSWGSKISPILNLEEVAVGAITILPKRASIDGFDQYFMTRSLENNRRNIWFAEFWEENFNCKLTSSGGQSDDSTRKCTGEERIGQDSTYEQEGKVQFVIDAVYAIAHALHSMHQALCPGHTGLCPAMEPTDGRTLLNYIRAVRFNGSAGTPVMFNENGDAPGRYDIFQYQATNGSASSGGYQAVGQWAEALRLDMEALQWSGDPHEMPPSQCSLPCGPGERKKMVKGVPCCWHCEACDGYRFQVDEFTCEACPGDMRPTPNHTGCRPTPVVRLTWSSPWAALPLLLAVLGIMATTTIIATFIRHNDTPIVRASGRELSYVLLTGIFLIYAITFLMVAEPCAAICAARRLLLGLGTTLSYSALLTKTNRIYRIFEQGKRSVTPPPFISPTSQLVITFCLTSLQVVGVIAWLGAQPPHSVIDYEEQRTVDPEQARGVLKCDMSDLSLIGCLGYSLLLMVTCTVYAIKARGVPETFNEAKPIGFTMYTTCIIWLAFVPIFFGTAQSAEKIYIQTTTLTVSLSLSASVSLGMLYVPKTYVILFHPEQNVQKRKRSLKTTSTVAAPPKSENTEDAK